In Candidatus Defluviibacterium haderslevense, the following are encoded in one genomic region:
- a CDS encoding alkaline phosphatase family protein, translated as MKVWIYFALIIIPNFIIAQHLDKNTKNVFIVTIDGLRWQEIFRGTDSLLIHDINYTEDTTLTKELYWEQTEELRRKRLMPFFWNTIAKKGNIYGNRNFDNQVNVENLYKISYPGYNEILSGNPDLQIFSNRSRWNRNPNILEQLNEKEPYKGHVVAFTSWELFPYILNTKRNQLPLSCGYNKSQTGSFNDNYRISSFQKMISNDKCTREDVLTFIEAKDYIIKNHPKVVLLGFGETDEAAHDKKYDEYLSHIAMIDKLISELWYFIQTDPNYKNNTSIIITTDHGRGNKTKTWHKHNMFTKGSEESWLAIMGPDWQAQGEIKTKQTITQSQLAITILDLLDQKSISSEMNPKIIEFPLKYTSDILTAKR; from the coding sequence TTGAAAGTCTGGATCTATTTTGCTTTAATTATTATTCCTAACTTCATCATTGCACAACATCTTGATAAAAATACAAAAAATGTATTTATTGTGACCATTGATGGACTGCGTTGGCAAGAAATCTTCAGAGGAACGGATTCTTTGCTAATCCACGATATAAATTATACTGAAGATACTACACTGACCAAAGAACTTTATTGGGAACAAACAGAAGAACTAAGAAGAAAGAGATTAATGCCATTCTTTTGGAATACGATAGCAAAGAAGGGAAATATCTATGGAAATAGAAATTTTGATAATCAAGTCAACGTTGAAAACTTATATAAAATATCTTATCCAGGATATAATGAAATATTATCTGGAAATCCAGATTTACAAATTTTTTCGAACCGTTCGAGATGGAATCGAAATCCTAATATCTTAGAACAGTTAAATGAAAAAGAACCTTACAAAGGTCATGTAGTCGCATTCACTTCCTGGGAACTTTTTCCTTATATATTAAATACAAAACGAAATCAATTGCCATTAAGTTGCGGATACAATAAAAGCCAAACGGGTTCATTCAATGATAATTATCGCATTTCCTCATTTCAAAAAATGATCTCAAATGATAAATGCACCAGAGAAGATGTATTGACATTTATTGAAGCCAAAGATTATATTATCAAAAATCATCCTAAAGTTGTTTTATTGGGATTCGGTGAAACAGATGAAGCAGCGCATGACAAAAAATACGATGAATATTTAAGTCATATAGCCATGATCGATAAACTGATTTCAGAATTATGGTATTTCATTCAGACTGATCCCAATTATAAAAATAATACTTCAATCATCATAACTACTGATCATGGACGCGGCAATAAAACAAAAACTTGGCATAAACACAATATGTTCACCAAGGGATCTGAAGAATCATGGCTTGCAATTATGGGTCCGGATTGGCAGGCACAAGGAGAAATTAAAACAAAACAAACGATTACTCAAAGTCAACTAGCCATCACTATTTTAGATCTATTAGATCAAAAATCAATATCCTCAGAAATGAATCCTAAAATTATTGAATTCCCATTAAAATATACCTCCGATATTTTAACAGCTAAGAGATAG
- a CDS encoding fibrobacter succinogenes major paralogous domain-containing protein has translation MYWSNKIYTCICLFCVLILIFSCEDHTEPTVTKEFGTVSDVDGNSYKTVKIGNQWWMAENLKVSKFRNGTTINQSQDPMLWQHKTAAYCIYENNKTAPGYLYNYYAVIDSNQLAPLGWHIPTDEEWKTLETFLGMSSSETDLVNWRGSGQGDKLKIEAPQGWIVYNNIWGTNESGFSALAGSCRLFNGVYGNPGLNNNGFWWSSSENKTEAWYRHLDYKTANVFRYFGSKNYGFSVRCIKD, from the coding sequence ATGTATTGGTCTAATAAAATATATACTTGTATTTGTTTGTTTTGTGTATTGATTTTGATTTTCAGTTGTGAGGATCATACAGAACCTACCGTAACCAAAGAATTTGGAACTGTAAGTGACGTCGATGGAAATTCCTATAAAACAGTTAAAATTGGAAATCAATGGTGGATGGCAGAAAATCTAAAAGTGTCTAAATTTCGCAATGGTACAACAATTAATCAATCTCAAGATCCAATGCTCTGGCAACATAAAACAGCGGCATATTGTATTTATGAAAATAATAAGACTGCCCCTGGATATTTATATAATTATTATGCCGTAATTGATAGCAATCAACTTGCACCTCTGGGTTGGCATATACCTACAGATGAGGAATGGAAGACATTGGAGACGTTTTTGGGAATGAGTTCTTCAGAAACAGATCTTGTTAATTGGCGAGGCTCAGGCCAAGGTGATAAATTAAAAATTGAAGCACCTCAAGGATGGATAGTCTATAATAATATTTGGGGAACTAATGAAAGTGGTTTTTCTGCTCTTGCCGGCTCATGTAGACTTTTTAATGGAGTTTATGGAAATCCGGGTCTTAATAATAATGGTTTTTGGTGGTCTTCTTCCGAAAATAAAACTGAGGCTTGGTATCGTCATCTTGACTACAAAACGGCTAATGTTTTTAGATATTTTGGATCCAAAAATTATGGATTTAGTGTTCGATGTATTAAGGATTAA
- a CDS encoding T9SS type A sorting domain-containing protein, whose translation MAAMKIMFSSLLFFVICQHILYAQIENVIVENYYVSDSADATNTIGGPLAIGSKTCRIFVVLKPGSKIKKIYGDANHALKISSTAPFFNHTEDGQSFAKDFSKSRYYNNTVGLDSWITIGQTTKSSSKTYFGILKEWDRDHSFIGGFNNDGGSASVQNGLLKNTSNALGIPLFVADGMDTMSNVPTSWANYGFEDISTGEDTTIFGSTPSRSFLISNNIGLQNSGVAGVLPNNNHVLIAQLTTLGDISFELNLEVEQIDGANKKVVKYVANNQVLLTDEIFSPFLKYPQVCGCKDPNYLEAQSNYACESKDSCKTLIVFGCMDTLACNYNSKANFKISTLCCYVGFCNDLDLKVVCPDLKIRDQSEEYLQYKIFPNPAQDQIEIQFVSAVHDQTFFEIYDSYGRIVNKKNKIVTSRNVIDVKNFENGLYFIRIFSNGGYVEKKFVKI comes from the coding sequence ATGGCTGCAATGAAAATAATGTTCTCCTCCCTTTTATTTTTCGTCATTTGTCAGCATATACTTTATGCTCAAATTGAAAATGTGATCGTGGAAAATTATTATGTTTCTGATTCAGCAGATGCGACAAATACGATAGGAGGTCCATTAGCCATAGGATCAAAGACCTGCAGAATTTTTGTGGTATTGAAACCCGGATCAAAAATTAAGAAGATATATGGTGATGCCAATCATGCATTGAAAATTTCAAGTACAGCTCCTTTTTTTAATCATACTGAAGATGGTCAAAGTTTTGCAAAGGATTTCAGCAAGAGTAGATATTATAATAATACGGTTGGACTTGATAGTTGGATAACCATAGGTCAGACCACTAAGTCTAGTTCAAAAACATATTTTGGTATTTTGAAAGAATGGGATAGAGATCATTCTTTTATTGGAGGTTTTAACAATGATGGAGGAAGTGCTTCCGTTCAAAATGGGCTTCTTAAAAATACGTCTAATGCATTAGGGATTCCTTTATTTGTAGCTGATGGAATGGATACCATGTCGAATGTTCCTACATCATGGGCTAATTATGGATTTGAAGATATCTCAACCGGGGAAGATACTACCATTTTCGGGTCTACTCCATCTCGTTCTTTTTTAATCAGTAATAACATAGGATTACAAAATTCTGGAGTGGCTGGAGTCTTACCAAATAATAACCATGTATTGATCGCACAGCTCACGACCTTGGGAGACATTTCTTTTGAACTGAATTTGGAAGTGGAACAAATAGATGGAGCGAATAAAAAAGTTGTTAAATATGTTGCGAATAATCAAGTCCTTCTGACTGATGAAATCTTTAGTCCATTTCTAAAATATCCACAAGTATGCGGGTGCAAAGATCCGAATTACCTTGAGGCGCAATCCAATTATGCTTGTGAATCTAAGGATTCTTGCAAAACCTTAATCGTGTTTGGTTGTATGGATACCTTAGCTTGCAATTACAATTCAAAGGCTAATTTTAAAATTTCTACCTTATGTTGTTATGTGGGTTTTTGTAATGATTTGGATTTAAAAGTAGTTTGTCCTGATTTGAAAATTCGCGATCAATCAGAAGAATACTTACAATATAAAATTTTTCCAAATCCTGCTCAAGATCAAATTGAAATTCAATTTGTTTCAGCCGTTCATGATCAAACTTTTTTTGAAATCTATGATTCTTATGGTAGAATAGTAAATAAGAAAAATAAAATAGTTACATCAAGAAACGTAATTGATGTAAAGAATTTTGAAAATGGATTATATTTCATTAGAATATTTTCAAATGGCGGATATGTTGAAAAGAAATTTGTTAAAATCTAA
- a CDS encoding GH3 auxin-responsive promoter family protein: protein MAILGSLLQSTIHFGETIRKRIIPTHDSVQQEAVLTKLILKAKHTAFGRQYDFEGIVRSAHVGEVSLYDQFKETVPIHDYNKIYNEWWKYGLLGYKNICWPGRIKYYALSSGTSEASTKYIPLTKDMFNAIRKASIRQIFSLSNFKLESKIFESGILMLGGCTELNQSTSYYEGDLSGIQASKLPFWFQLFYKPGKKIASNKDWENKLTEITRNAKNWDIGIIVGVPAWIQILMEKIIAYYNVETIHDIWPNLKIYVHGGVSFEPYRKGFEKLLSEPLLYIETYLASEGFIAFQKYPNQIGMSLVLDNGIFYEFVPFDESNFTSDGTIKESAETKLLGEVSIGVEYALLISTCTGAWRYLLGDVVKFVSANEIIITGRTKQFISLCGEHLSIDNMNRAIMQVSNQFNITISEFTVVGVPYDSLFAHHWYIGTDDVVSKDQLKEALDAALMELNDDYAVERSAALKEILIDVIPTSYFYEWMESLGKSGGQHKVPRVLKNRNWESWKSFLGSKGIH from the coding sequence ATGGCGATACTCGGTTCATTGTTACAAAGTACAATACACTTTGGCGAAACAATTAGAAAAAGAATAATTCCTACTCATGATTCGGTGCAACAAGAAGCTGTGCTTACCAAACTCATTTTGAAAGCTAAACACACTGCATTTGGTAGACAATATGATTTTGAGGGTATTGTTAGATCGGCTCATGTTGGAGAAGTAAGTTTATACGACCAATTTAAAGAAACAGTTCCTATTCATGATTACAATAAGATTTATAATGAATGGTGGAAGTATGGTCTTCTGGGTTATAAAAATATATGTTGGCCGGGAAGAATTAAATATTATGCATTGAGTTCAGGAACTTCTGAGGCATCTACAAAATACATTCCATTAACAAAGGATATGTTTAATGCCATTAGAAAGGCCAGCATCAGACAGATCTTTTCCTTATCTAATTTTAAATTGGAATCTAAAATTTTCGAATCAGGTATTTTAATGCTTGGTGGTTGTACTGAATTGAATCAATCTACTTCATATTATGAAGGTGATTTGTCAGGTATTCAAGCTTCAAAACTTCCTTTTTGGTTCCAACTTTTTTATAAGCCAGGAAAAAAAATTGCTTCAAATAAAGATTGGGAGAATAAACTTACAGAAATTACTAGAAATGCAAAAAATTGGGACATTGGAATCATAGTTGGTGTACCTGCTTGGATTCAAATTTTAATGGAGAAGATTATTGCCTACTATAATGTTGAAACCATTCATGACATTTGGCCGAATTTAAAAATTTATGTACACGGAGGTGTAAGTTTCGAGCCATATCGTAAGGGTTTCGAAAAATTATTGTCAGAACCTTTGTTATATATTGAGACCTATCTTGCTTCAGAAGGTTTTATTGCTTTTCAAAAGTATCCCAATCAAATTGGAATGTCATTAGTATTGGATAATGGAATATTTTACGAGTTCGTCCCATTTGATGAGTCTAATTTTACATCTGATGGAACAATAAAAGAATCTGCCGAAACTAAATTATTAGGAGAAGTATCCATAGGTGTAGAATATGCGCTATTAATAAGTACTTGCACAGGCGCTTGGAGGTATTTGTTAGGTGATGTCGTCAAATTTGTTTCAGCGAATGAAATAATCATTACAGGAAGAACCAAGCAATTTATTAGTCTTTGTGGTGAGCACCTATCCATTGATAATATGAATCGCGCTATTATGCAAGTTTCAAATCAATTTAACATTACTATTTCAGAATTCACTGTAGTAGGTGTACCTTATGATTCTCTCTTTGCACATCATTGGTATATCGGTACGGATGATGTTGTAAGTAAAGATCAATTAAAAGAAGCCTTAGATGCAGCTTTAATGGAATTGAATGATGATTATGCGGTAGAACGATCTGCTGCTTTGAAAGAAATATTGATTGATGTCATTCCTACTTCATATTTTTATGAATGGATGGAGTCATTAGGTAAATCAGGAGGACAGCATAAGGTACCAAGAGTTTTGAAGAATAGGAATTGGGAAAGCTGGAAATCTTTTTTAGGAAGTAAAGGAATTCATTAA
- a CDS encoding T9SS type A sorting domain-containing protein: MQNIFKKYLLGLVFALLGTYSYAQGLENIIVEKYYVSDAVDAAGSSGALPVGSVTYRVYADLAPNYVFQAIYGNLSPSHELKVTSSTTFFNNEDFGGKTPPTTSLTNIRKNSVMLDSWFSVGGATSAKVAILKNDDTDGAVVNNTTPIMLQNADPSAGVAISVKDGMIAGTPEAVTFVGFTTELDVFDGTSQVGGSFSTFNGSVASLNGSSGPTADNRVLLGQFTTDGVFGFELNVQIKNTITNVVERYVARNPQGTEQTISSLILEPNIPPTISSFTATPNGSVIVGTNIALNAVATDVAPGTIASVKFYHNGTLISTDASSPYDATFAAVAGANSFIARAFDNLGDSTTSSTITVTGGANQAPTISVVAAPSPAIVGDNVTITATAADADGTVSQVEFFVDNVSIGIDNSSPFTFNWLAVLGSHNIKGVATDNLNATTTSSIISINVVANTPPTAAITSPVTGASFTAPAVVTINATATDVDGTVTQVEFFVNNISVGVDATSPYSFNWTSVIGAASLTVKSTDNKGAITTSAPVLLTIADPLALPYRVNTLVQTCLPTTFNIPVSAVDAVDNVIGYDIVMFYDKTRVSPTGTITVRNVLVDSLIVDASNSIDENVGRINISLFFNGTAPSNAEFNGVGKIVDVEFSKTSGFANVDTAVFTVSSLQESYITGVATKPVESGKYITYRDSLFTSSLKFWADNSPIKYNAALPNDYLVTNIFGNNGACTNKSLTSVQPDLTGNFTYNILNGLDVMIERDILSGTSVQPIVNGFDALQVRKLLINDPSFIPTIFQMIAMDVNADGVISSGDLSQINQRAVLILPEYRQAWNYTNGGVSNGQPSKDWLFIDAATLANDNHYKISPTFPLDNGVGFSKYRVPVVPFCLPVTVQNAASCPLISSETYKGIALGDVNGNYQNILNNGTLRSKEKIVFDLAHAVTVDNIIEIPVSFLSANSVYALDFSMQFNERKLTFNSMVNHSSAIQALDYFNTVDQTLRFTSNSLLQYNVDKPIVSVRFNLNKGEVTTKDLYSLVGYLNGDVVDVEVLDVSTGTNNDTKVINTEVYPNPTSGMLNIFVTEDANIQILDVNGKQIYMQGNVLANKVFETNVSNLPNGVYIIKFFNNNFVSTKKVVISK; encoded by the coding sequence ATGCAAAATATATTTAAAAAATATCTTTTAGGGCTGGTATTTGCCTTACTTGGTACCTACTCTTACGCTCAGGGTTTAGAGAATATCATAGTAGAAAAATATTACGTTTCTGATGCAGTTGATGCTGCCGGAAGTTCAGGTGCTTTACCTGTAGGTTCTGTAACTTACAGAGTATATGCTGACTTAGCTCCGAATTATGTATTTCAAGCTATATATGGAAATTTATCTCCAAGTCATGAACTAAAAGTTACTTCTTCAACTACATTTTTTAACAATGAAGATTTCGGTGGAAAAACACCTCCTACAACAAGTTTAACTAACATCAGAAAAAATTCAGTGATGTTGGATTCTTGGTTCTCAGTAGGTGGAGCAACTTCTGCTAAAGTAGCTATTTTAAAAAATGATGATACAGATGGTGCTGTTGTAAATAATACAACACCTATAATGTTACAGAATGCAGATCCTTCTGCAGGAGTAGCTATTAGCGTTAAAGACGGTATGATTGCCGGAACTCCTGAAGCAGTAACTTTTGTGGGTTTTACTACAGAGTTAGATGTATTTGATGGAACAAGTCAAGTTGGTGGTTCATTTTCTACGTTCAATGGATCTGTTGCTTCTTTAAATGGATCTTCTGGTCCAACTGCAGACAATAGAGTATTGTTAGGTCAATTTACAACTGATGGTGTATTTGGTTTTGAATTAAATGTTCAAATCAAAAACACCATTACAAATGTTGTAGAAAGATATGTAGCAAGAAATCCACAAGGTACTGAGCAAACGATTTCAAGTTTGATCCTTGAACCAAACATTCCACCTACTATTAGTAGCTTTACAGCTACTCCAAATGGTAGTGTAATCGTAGGTACTAATATCGCTTTAAATGCAGTTGCTACTGATGTAGCTCCTGGTACAATAGCATCTGTTAAGTTCTACCATAACGGAACTTTAATTTCAACTGATGCATCTTCACCTTATGATGCAACTTTTGCAGCTGTTGCAGGTGCAAATAGTTTCATTGCAAGAGCTTTTGATAACTTAGGTGATTCTACAACTTCTTCTACGATTACTGTAACAGGTGGTGCTAATCAAGCTCCAACTATTTCAGTTGTTGCTGCACCTTCTCCAGCTATTGTTGGTGATAACGTAACTATAACAGCTACTGCTGCAGATGCTGATGGAACGGTTTCTCAGGTAGAATTTTTTGTAGATAACGTTTCTATAGGTATTGATAATTCTTCTCCTTTTACTTTTAACTGGCTTGCCGTATTGGGAAGTCATAACATTAAAGGAGTTGCTACAGATAATTTAAATGCTACAACAACTTCTTCTATTATTTCTATTAATGTTGTTGCGAATACACCTCCAACCGCTGCAATTACTTCACCAGTGACTGGCGCTTCTTTCACAGCACCTGCGGTAGTAACTATAAATGCTACTGCAACTGATGTGGATGGAACTGTAACTCAGGTTGAATTTTTTGTAAATAATATTTCTGTTGGAGTTGATGCTACTTCACCGTATTCATTCAATTGGACAAGTGTTATTGGAGCTGCAAGTCTTACTGTTAAATCTACTGATAATAAAGGAGCAATAACTACTTCTGCTCCAGTTTTACTTACTATAGCAGATCCATTAGCTTTACCATATAGAGTGAATACTTTAGTTCAAACTTGTCTTCCAACAACTTTTAACATTCCGGTTTCAGCTGTTGACGCTGTTGACAACGTTATAGGTTATGACATCGTTATGTTTTATGATAAAACAAGGGTTTCTCCTACTGGTACCATTACTGTTAGAAATGTATTGGTAGATTCATTAATTGTTGATGCATCTAATAGTATTGATGAAAATGTTGGAAGAATAAACATTTCACTTTTCTTCAATGGTACAGCGCCTTCTAACGCAGAATTTAATGGAGTTGGTAAGATAGTTGATGTTGAATTTTCAAAAACATCAGGTTTTGCAAATGTTGATACAGCGGTATTTACTGTTTCTTCACTTCAAGAAAGTTATATTACTGGTGTAGCTACTAAACCTGTTGAATCAGGTAAGTACATCACTTACAGAGATAGCTTATTTACTTCTTCTTTAAAATTTTGGGCTGACAATAGTCCAATTAAATATAATGCAGCATTACCTAATGATTATTTAGTGACGAATATTTTTGGAAATAACGGTGCGTGTACAAATAAATCATTAACTTCTGTTCAACCAGATTTAACAGGTAATTTTACTTACAATATATTAAATGGATTAGATGTAATGATTGAGAGAGATATTCTTTCTGGTACTAGCGTACAACCCATCGTTAATGGATTTGATGCATTACAAGTAAGAAAATTACTTATCAATGATCCAAGTTTTATTCCTACGATTTTCCAAATGATTGCTATGGATGTAAATGCTGATGGAGTAATTAGTTCAGGTGATTTATCTCAAATCAATCAAAGAGCTGTGTTAATTTTACCTGAGTACAGACAAGCTTGGAATTATACCAATGGTGGCGTATCAAATGGTCAACCTTCAAAAGACTGGTTATTCATAGATGCAGCTACTTTGGCAAATGATAATCATTACAAAATATCACCAACTTTTCCTTTAGATAATGGTGTAGGATTCTCTAAATACAGAGTACCGGTTGTTCCATTTTGCTTACCAGTAACAGTTCAAAATGCTGCTTCTTGCCCTTTGATTTCTAGTGAAACTTATAAAGGTATTGCTTTAGGAGACGTAAATGGTAATTACCAAAACATTCTTAATAACGGTACACTTAGAAGCAAAGAAAAAATTGTTTTTGATTTAGCTCATGCTGTTACTGTTGATAATATTATTGAAATACCAGTTTCTTTCTTATCTGCTAATTCAGTTTATGCACTTGATTTTTCTATGCAATTTAATGAAAGAAAATTAACTTTCAATTCAATGGTTAATCATTCATCTGCTATTCAAGCTTTAGATTATTTTAATACAGTAGATCAAACGTTGAGATTTACTTCTAACAGTTTATTACAATATAATGTTGATAAACCAATAGTTTCTGTTCGTTTTAATTTGAATAAAGGAGAAGTAACTACTAAAGATTTATATTCTCTAGTTGGTTATTTAAATGGAGATGTTGTTGATGTAGAAGTTTTAGATGTTTCTACGGGTACAAACAATGATACTAAAGTTATAAATACTGAGGTGTATCCAAATCCTACTAGCGGAATGTTAAATATATTCGTTACTGAAGATGCGAACATCCAAATTCTTGATGTTAATGGTAAACAAATATACATGCAAGGAAATGTTTTAGCAAATAAAGTATTTGAAACCAATGTATCTAATCTTCCAAATGGAGTTTATATCATCAAATTTTTTAACAATAATTTCGTATCAACGAAAAAAGTTGTTATCAGTAAATAA